AGAGCCGGCGAGTATCGTCGACATCTGGGGGGTCAGCCCCAGACTCTGGAACCAGGAGAAGACGCTCTTTTTGCCCATCAGAGAGAGATTTCCGCTGCCCATGATGACGAGCGCCACCGAATATGCGGCCGCCGAGACCAGGATGCTTGCCAGCAGGACGTTGAGTCGAAGCCACAAGTGCATCGCCGCGGTCACGAGGCCGGTGAGAGCCCCGGCAATCATTGCGACCAGGATTGCGACGAGTGGGTTCGCTCCATTAATCGCCAGAACGGCTCCCGTCGCTCCGCCGATGCCAAACGATCCTTGCATCGTGAAGTCGGGCAGGCTTAGGACGCCCATGGTGATGTAGATACCTAGGACGAGCGGGATGTACAACAGCCCCACCTGGACTGCGATAGTGATTGATTCAAGCACAGAATTTCCGTTCTACTTCTTCTTCAAGAGCTGGTCTTTAAGCGAGTCAGGCAGCGTAAGACCGAAGGTCGAGAGTTTGTCGGTGGCAATGTCGAAGCCTCCGACGTGGGGGATGACAACCGGGGTGGTTGCCGGGTCCTTCCCATCCAAGATGCCCAGCATCAGCTTGGCGCCCTCGGTGCCTACGTCGACGTAGTTGTAACCGGAGGCCAGCACTGCACCCGCGTCGACGGCCGACGTTGTCCCGCCGAAGACCGGGATCTTGGCAGCGTCTGTAACTGCAGTGATTCCCGCGGCGGCACTGATGGTGGTTGTATCGCCCGGGATCATGACTGCATCAACACGGCCTACGAGACTTTGAGCCGCCTGGGTAACGTCGGCTCCGGTCGTAATGGTGGATGTGATGTTCTTGAGACCCAATGAATCCATGTGTTTCTGCGCGGCTTTCGCAAGTGTGTCTCCCGCAGGGTCACCCGTCTTCCAGATAAGACCGATGGTCTTTATGGACGGATCCAGTTTGATCATTGCGTCGATATCGGGAGCTGGGTCAAGGACGTCGGCCACGCCCGTGACGTGCCTTCCCGGCGCATCCATTGATGCTACGAGGCCGGCTTCTACCGGGGTGGACGAAGCAAGGAACACGACCGGGATTCCGTTGGAAGCGTTGGCCTGTAGCTGCGCTGCTGCAGTTCCTACTCCCCCGATGACATCGCAACCGCTGCTGATGAACTTCTGAGCAATGCTCTGCTCGGTGGCCGGGTCAGCGTTGGGGTTCTCGATGACGACTTTGAGTCCATTAGCCTTGGCGTCAGCCAAGCCGGTCTCCAGCCCGGCCATGATGTCCGTGATCGCTGTGGCCGTCGCGTACTGGTCGATGCAGACGGTTTTGCCCGAATACGGATTTGAGCTCTCTGCCGGTGACGGACTTGAGCAGCCAGAGAGTGCTAAAACGGACACGCCGAAAAGGCCGGCGAGAGCCGAAGGCTTGATAATGCGCATAGTGAGTCCTTACTGGGGTGTTGGGGAAAAGGAAGGCAGGGAACTAAGCGAGACCTTCTTCTTGGGCGATCTGCATGATTGCAGCGGAGAGGGCGGCTACGGCTTCGTCGACGTGTTCCCTGGTGAAAATAAATGACGGGCAGACGCCAATCCGTTCGGGGTCCGTGGGAAGACTGGGTGCCCCGAAACCCGGGTTGATGAGCACACCCCGGTCACGGGTTGCTTTGCCGATCCTTGCTCCGATTCGCTTCGCTGCGGCAAAAGGAGTGCGTGTTGATTTGTCTGAAACCAGCTCAATACCTGTGAGCATCCCCAGTCCGGAGATTTCTCCGACGATCGGGCTCTCTGCCAAGGCCCGCCGAAGCGAATTCAGGAGGTATTGACCTGTCTCTGCGGAACGTTCGACCAGCTGGTGCTCGTTGAGGTAGTTCAGCACAGCTAGGCCAACCGCGCACGAAAGGGGGTTGCCGCTGTATGTGTAGCCATGGTCGAAAAGTCCCGATCCTTCTGAGACTGCATCGTAGATACCGTCAGTTGTGATGACCCCGCCCAACGGGGTGTAACCGCTGGAGACGCCCTTGCCGAAGATGATCATGTCCGGTGTCACATTCCAGTGATCAATCGCGAAGTTCTTGCCGGTGCGGCCAATGCCGCACAAAACCTCGTCGGCTATGAAGAGAACGTCGTACTTATCGCAGATCTCCCTGACACGCTTGAAGTAGCCCTCGGGAGGTATCCGGGCAAGGTCGGCTGAGCCCACCACAGGCTCGGCTATGAAAGCTGCTATCTCATCGGGTCCTTCGTTGAGAATCGCAGCCTCGAGTTCCTCGGCTGCTGCCAGGTCATAAGCTGGCGAAATGTGCGGGAAGTTACTGAGATACGGTGTGTACTCCAGCCGTCGCGCCGTGTAACCGGAGGCAGCAAGGGCCCCCAAAGTGTTGCCGTGAAAGCTCTTCCATCGGCTGATGATTTTCCACTTGGAGGGCTGGCCGATTTCGACAAAGTAATGACGGGCCAGCTTGATGGCTGTCTCTGTCGCCTCAGCTCCCCCCGATGTGAAGCGAACGTGGTTGAGGTCCCCGGGGGCCATGTTGGCAAGAACTCTGGCCAACTCCTCCTGTGGTGCGCTGGTAAATCCGCCGCAGAAGGTTACCAGGGCGGCCTGCTTCTGCATGGCGTCAAGGACCTCCTGTACGCCGTAGCCAATGTTGACAACGACGTTGAGGCCCGAAGATGCGTCTAGGAGGCGATTTCCAGCCTCGTCCCAGATATGCACGCCTTCAGCGCGCTCTACCCGGACGGGTACGTTGGTGACATCACGGTGGAAGACTCTGGTGTCCTCGTGAGTCATCGTTGCGGGGTCCACTCGAAAACCTCCTGATTGTGTCCTAGCCCACTAGGGCCGATGAAACTCAGTCTAACCCTGGTGTTACCAATTTGTGGTCGGTATCACCAATTTTTTAATTTGGTAGACCGTGGTTGCTATGATTGGGGTAGATTCGACCGATCATCCAACAACTGGAGCTGCCCGCGGAGTGCGGGCCGACTGGAGAGCTGAAGGGTTCATGTCACAACTGGTAGAACCGGCCTTGGAGCCGGCGAAAGATCCTTTTGACGCACTTGCTCAGGAAGACCCGCTCGTTGCTGCGCTCTCGGACATTGTTAAGAGCCTCAAGCCTGGCGATAAATTGCCGACGGAACGAGAACTCACCAAGCAGCTTGCCGTCGGTAGAACCGCGTTGCGTGACCGGTTGGGTGTCCTTGAAGGCTTGGGCATACTGGAACGTCGGCCCGGCTCGGGCACTTATGTGCAGGAGTTCAATCCGGCCTCCGTATCGATGGCCCTGAATTTGGGCATCAGTTCCGCCCAACTCCCGCTCAAGGCGCTGGAGTCGGTACGCATTGCGCTGGAGCGACAGGCGGCGATGGAGGCTGCGACGAGTGCTGACCCGGTGCTTGTCGCCTATATGCATCGCGCTTTGGACCTTATGGCGTCAGCGCAAGATCAGGCAACGAGGGATGAGGCTGATAGGCAATTCCACCAGGCGCTGCTCCGGTCCGCCTCCAATCCCGCCTTGACCTTCTTCGCGGACGCCATAGCTGGCGTTCTTACTCAAGATGTCAAGACGCGCTCCAGCCAGGCGCTTGCCGGAGAAGGTTCCCAGAGCTCCACTGAGTTTTTTTTGGATGCACATCGTGAAATCCACGAAGCTATTCTCGCCCGGGACCCAGAGCGAGCGATGGCAGCGGTAAACCATCATTTCATTCGCTTGGAGCCGGCCCACTAGCATCGCGACAGCCGTGACCGGAAAGCTGGCCGGTGCATCCAGGTTTGTTGTCCATCCGGCAGACTTCGAGAGGTGAAGCCTGCCGGATGGCGTTGTCTTTTCAGCGGCGGGAATTGATGGTCTCGATCAGCTTCGGAACCACGGAAAAGACATCTCCAACAACACCGAAATCAGCAATATCGAAGATGGGCGCATCCGGATCCGAGTTGATGGCTACGATCGTCTTCGCGGTTTGCATACCGGCCCGATGTTGGATCGCTCCGGAAATTCCCAGCGCCACGTACAGGTCCGGGGTCACGCTGACTCCGGTTTGGCCAACTTGCGAGTCACGGCCGACAAAACCAGCGTCAACAGCTGCCCGGGAAGCGCCAACGGCTGCTCCGAGTGCATCGGCAAGCTGCTCGACGAGCAAGAAATTCTCTTTGGAGGCCAGGCCTCGGCCACCTGAGACGACTTTAGTCGCAGCACGCAGTTCCGGGCGACTGGAAACTGTCATTGCAGAGGAGCCATCGATGACCACTGATTTGCGCTTTTCGCAAAGTACCTTTGCCGTGGTCATGGCAGGCGTAGCCGGCCTTGCCTGTGTTTCGATTGCTCCTTCTCGGAGCGTTATTACCGGTAGGCCGTCGGCAACCATGGACTCAACCGCGTAGGATCCTCCGAAAACAGAGTGCGTGGCAATTATTGTTCCGTCAGTGAGCTGCAGGTCGACCGCATCGGCGATCAGTCCGCCCTTCGTGCGGACTGTGAGACGGCCAGCGAGTTCCCGCCCTCCTGGAGTAGCGGCCAAAAGAACTGCTAAAGGCTTAAAGTGTTCCACTGCCAGGTGCAGCGCCTCCAACTGAGGTGCCAACAGGAGAGATTCGGCGTCCTCGCAGTAAGCCGCGAATACGTGTTCGGCTCCGAGGTTGCCCAGCTCCGCGACGACACTGTCCTCTATGGGTCTTGAAGCGACCAGAACGGCCACCGGCGAGCCTAGCTGCGAAGCCGCAGCGAGGACCTCCCGGGTGCTCCGGCTGAGTTTTCCTTCGGGAGAAGTGTCAACTGACACTAGTACGTTGGGCATCGTCGCTTCCTCTTTCAAATGAGTTTGCTGGAGATAAGAAATTCGGCCAGATCGTTGGCAGCCGCGCCATCATCGACGATCTTTTTACCGGCAGTCCTTGCCGGCTTGGCGTTGGTGGACACGACAACGGATTGGCCGCTCCCGTTACGGTCCGATGCCACCAGGCCCAGGTCAGCGAGGGAGAGGTTTGTGATGGATTTTCGCTTGCCCGACAGAATGCCCTTAAAGTTTGGAAAGCGTACCTCAGGTGAGCGTTCTGTGACTGTCACGAGGGCCGGCAGCGTCGTATGCAGTTTCATGACTGTTCCATCTCCGTGGCGTTGACCGCTGACAAGATTTCCCGAGACGTCCACATCGTCGACGAAGCCGAGCAAAGGCAGGCCCAGGTACTCGGCAATCATGGCCGGCACCGCTCCGGTCCAGCCGTCTGTGGACTGGCTTCCGGCGATTGCGAGGTCAAATGTGGAGTCGCGCAGGGCAGTTGAGAGGACCTGGGAAGTCCAGACTGAGTCAGCTCCGATAAGTCCGTCGTCGCAGACATGAATGGCCGAATCCGCTCCTGTTGACAGGCACTTGCGCAGTGCCGCGTTAGCCTGCCGCGGCCCGACCGACATCGCTACAACTTCAGTTTTTTTGTCAACGTCCTTGAATCGCAGAGCCATTTCGAGCGCACGCTCGCTTATCTCGTCGACGACGCAACTGTCCGGACTTCGTTCAATGCGGCCGGTGGACATATCGAGCGATCGTTCGTCGGAGGTATCCGGAACTTGCTTGATGAGCACGATGATCTTCAAAGAACACTCCTTCGTGTATGGTCCGCGATGGCGTCGAGACGAGGCCCTTGACAGAAAGCTCACGTCTCGTAGAGTGGTGATACCAATTCGTCAGGCGGTGGTACCACTCTACACGCGGCGACTTCGAACGGAAAGGACGTGTCACATGAGTGCTCAGGTGTCTATTAATGACCTAGGCGACGGAGTTGAAGAGGCTGTATTCGCTGCTTGGCTGAAGGAGGTCGGGGACTCCGTCGCTGTCGGTGAAGCAATCGCCGAGGTCATGACCGACAAGGTCAACCTCGAAATCGAGTCAACCGTGGCCGGCGTGCTTGCGAGCCAGGATTGTGAGCCCGAGGACACTGTCCGCCTTGGCCAGGTCATCGGCTTGATTGATGTGCAGGCATCATGAGCTTTGACCACGGAACACCAGAGGGCCGAATGAACCTGTGGCGGGCGATGGTCCGGGGTCGTGCTTTCGATCAAGCCATGTGCCGGCACAACAACCATTGGCATGAGGCCCGCGGCGAAGAAGCGGTCTTCATCGGAGGTTTCGCGCAACTTGAAGCAGACGATATCGTCGCACCTCATTTCCGCGGTGCTTGCGCCGTTAGCCTGATGCGTGGCAGTGATCCGGCCGAGTTGGCTGCCGGGGTCTTCGGCACGGATGGAAGCAATTCGGGGGGAAACTGGCGCGGGGACATCTGTCCCACTCCCAGTGAGCGCTTTATCGGGATGTTCTCGGGTTCGCTTGGAACCACCGTCGCGTACGCAACCGGAGCCGCGCTCCATCTGCAGCAGCGACACCTGAAAAACGTCGCCGTCTGTGCATTCGGCGACGGCACCGCGAACGCGGGCATTGTGGCTGAGTCAATGAATCTTGCATCCATGCTGAAGCTGCCGCTGGTTTTCATTTGCCAAAACAACCAGTACGCCACCTCTCTTCCGGCGACCACTGCCATTGCCGGGGGGACAGTATCTGACCGGGCAAAGGCTTTGGGACTTGAGGTCGTTGACGTTGACGGCAACGATCTCGAGGCAGTGATCAGTGCCCGCGCCACAGCGGTCGCGCGGGCACGCGAGGGCGGAGGTCCTACTTTGATCCACGCGCTCACCTACCGGATGGGAGGGCACTACATGAATGATCCGGAGACATATCGAACAAGAGACGAAGTGGCCGCTTGGGAGAAGCTGGATCCCATCACACGCTTCGAGCAGAAGCTGATTGTTGCTGGCGAATTAGGGGCCGACGAAGCTGCCTCGGAGACGCTGTCCCTGATGGCGGAAATGAATGACATTGTTGCGGCGGCCAAAGATGCTCCGCCGACAGAGAACTTGGTACTGAACCCGTCGGCCTATGCCGAGGACTGGAGAATCGCATCGTGACCAGGATGACCATCAGTGAAGCCATCGTTGCGGCGATCGGCGATGCAATGGACACAGACGATTCTGTGTACCTTCTGGGGCAAGACATTGGGATCTTCGAGGGTCCAATGCAGTCAACAAAGGGGTTGTGGGAACGGTTCGGTCCCGCCGGCCGACTCATTGATGCGCCCATCTCTGAGGCGTCCATGGTTGGCAGTGCTGTGGGGGCCGCAATGGCCGGCAGCCGCCCCATTATCGACCTCATGTTTGCTGAATTCCTCGCCCTCACCATGACGCCGCTGGCTCTTGAAGGCGCCTCGGTGGCTTATCGCACCCGGTCCGGGGTTACCGTTCCCCTTGTCGTGAGGGCGAAATTTGGGATTGGGCCGCACCGCGGCCATGCCGAGTCGTGCATTGGCATGCTGATGGGCTTTCCCGGCTTGAAGATCGTCATCCCGACCAGTCCACAGGATGCCTACTCTCTGATGCGCGCAGCTATTCAAGATGACAATCCGGTCGTCTTCCTCGAACACATGAGTCTGCTCCACGGTGCACGGGCAGAGGTGGACACACAGCTGAGCATCGAAATAGGAACAGCAAGCATACGGCGGCCCGGGAATGACGTCACTGTCGTAGCCTCAGGCTTGATGGTCTCCCGCGCACTTCGAGCTGCCAAGGCTTTAGCGGCCGAAGGCATCGACGTTGAGCTTATTGATACCCGGTCGATGGCCCCTTTGGATATTTCCACCATTCTGAAGTCGGTGCAACGAACAGGCCGCCTGGTTATAGCCGAAGAGTCCTGGCCCGTCGCGGGTCCGGCGTCCGAAATTTGCGCACAACTGATCCGTGCGGTGGACGGTCTCCCAAGTTTCACTGTCGACTTCGTGGAGCCACCCCACACCCCCGTTCCCTTCGCGGCACAGTTGGAAGCGGCTTTCGTTCCTAGCATCGAAAACATCGCAGCCGCGGTCAGTAAGGCACACGGAAGGAACGCGATCGCCAGGTCCACTGCCGTTCCCGCAGAGGGAGGCGCAGCGTGACCGATATGAGTACGACGACGGCTCCCGGGGAACGTCGCATTAAAATTTCGGGGATCCGCAAAATCATTTCAGACCGCATGGTCCTGTCACACACACAAATCCCGGGTGTCCACGTTGTCGAGGAATGTGACGTCACTGAGGTTGATCTCAGCAGGATCGTGGCCATCACCTGCTCGTCAATCGGACAACTTTCTGCCACGTACCCCTACTTCAACGCCCATGTCGTGGACTCGGAAATTGTCTGCTTCGACGAGTGCAACGTGGCCATAGCCGTAGATACCCCACGCGGCCTCATGGTCCCGGTGATTCGCAACGTAGGAAACCGAAAAGTCGACGATATCCAGGAAGAGATTCGACGGCTGGCTGCACTCGCACGCGACGGCAAGCTCACTCCAGCTGACATGACCGGGGCAACAGTCACGCTCACCAGCCCCGGGAAACGAGGCGGGGTCTTGGCGACTCCGCTCATCAGCCATCCTCAGACTGCAATTATTGGGGTCCACCGGGCTGTCCAACGCCCTGTGGTCCGTGACGGTGCAGTGGTTGTTCGGACACTCTCGAACGTCACCGTAACGTTCGACCATCGTGTAATTGATGGAGCCACCGCAGGAGACTACACCTTGGAACTCTGTCGACTCATTGAATCCTCGGGAATCCGCTAACTGCCGCGGTTCACGGAAGCACGGAGAATCTGTCATGTCTACTAAGTCCAAAGCCCCACCCACAGCCAGGCGACGCTGGGTTCACATAACAGGCAGGGTTGCGCTGGCTCTCGGCATCCTGCTTGTATTCGTCCTGTTGGGACTGTGGCTCCGCGAGATGAGCCCGATACAAGATTTCATCGCGGCGTATCCCGGTGAGTCGCACCAGCCCGAAGGAGCGCAACCAGGTATTCCGGCGTGGGTGGGATGGCAGCACTTCCTCAACTCTTTGCTGATCGTACTGATCATCCGATCAGGGTGGCTTGTTCGAACTCGAAGCAAACCGCCTGCGTACTGGACACCCAAGAGACTGATTTGGTCGAAGAAGTCCCAGAAGGGGCTCACAAAGATCAGCCTGGACCTTTGGTTTCATCTCTCCCTTGATGCGCTCTGGGTACTCAACGGTGCCGTGTTTTTCGTTCTCATCTTCGCGACGGGGCACTGGATGCGGCTTGTACCCACGGGGTGGGACGTCGTGCCCAACGCGGCGTCAGCTGCCCTGCAGTACATTTCTCTAAATTGGCCTGTGGAGAACGGCTGGAACAACTACAACTCGCTGCAACTGTTGGCGTACTTCACAACAGTTTTCGTTGCTTCACCTCTATCCATAGTGACAGGCCTACGAATGTCCCCGGCCTGGACAAAGGCCCCCGCCATATTGAGTCGCATTCTCCCCATGGAGATCTGCCGCAAGGTGCATCTTTGGGTGATGTTCTATCTGGTTTCGTTCATTGCTGTTCACGTGACTCTGGTTTTGGCCACGGGTACGCTGCGAAACCTAAACCATATGTACGCCGCACAGGACGGTGAAAGCTGGGTTGGTTTCTGGATTTTCTCCGCTTCCCTGGCCGCTATGGTCGCCGCGTGGGGATTGGCGCGACCTCTGTTCCTGCGCCCGGTGGCCGCTATGACAGGGTCGGTCACCCGTTAGAAGCTGGCCAGGAATGCTTCAACTGATGCGAAGGGCGTCGAAATGGTCATCGATTGCCTGCATCGCAGCAGAAGGATCACCGGCAACGATTGCGTCATGGATCCTCTGATGGTGCTCGACCAACAAGGTTTGGACGGAGTCAGTGAGTCTCGTGCTGTTTAGACGCGCGCTGCGGTATGCGAGGTCTTGGGCGAAGACATCAGAGAGTGCTTCAGCAAAGAAGGACAGTGCGGGATTCCCTGCCGCCCTAAGAAGGGACTGGTGGAATGCGAGATCGGCATCCATGACGTCTGCTCGGACATCTGTGGATGCCATCGTGTTAATGGCGCGCTGCATATAAGCAACAAGGACGGGATCCGATGATGTAGCCGCTTCACGGCCCGCTTGCCGCTCTAGCGCGATCCGGACAGATTCAAGAGCAGATACCGGAAGGTGCGACGAAGCAATGGCCAAGTTCAGAGCCAGTGCCAGAGCATCTGGGTTTAGAGTCTCAACAAATGTTCCCGACCCGGTACGGCGCCGCAGGATTCCCAAACCCTCGAGCACCCCCAAACGGTCGCGTAACGCCGTCCTACTCACTCCCAGTTCAAGGGCAAGGTCGCGTTCACTAGGAAGTCGATCGCCAGGACGCAGTTCCCTAATGAGCCGCGCGAGAGCTGCAGAGACTGGGTCGTTCGCGAAGACGCTGGCGAGGGAGTGGACTTCCCCATCATGTATTGTCATCGGCCCTTACCTCATTCACCTCTTGGCGGACCCTCCGATTCTATAGGTAGCCACTTCAGAGCTCTTGACACCGGGTCCACAACTCGTAGAGTGGTAGTACCAATTTGTAAAGCGGTGATACCGAAGTAGTTGAGTATCAGTCGCCCCTCACAGCATCTCTCCGGAAAGCTCTCCAGTGGCTTTCGAAAAGACGTGAAGGAAGCCCCCATTTGGGGCAAGAAACCTATGTGGAATGGAAGATGTGCATGCATGCCTTGCAAAGCTCAGCAGATTTCGTCGATGTAACATATGCCACAAATCATGCTGCACAACGGGATCTCGTAGCCACGCTCCGGTCCAAGTTGGCCACGGCGGCCCTCGGCGGCCCAGCCAAGTCGCGTGAGCGGCACATCTCCCGCGGGAAACTGCTGCCGAGGGAACGCATCGACTACTTGCTCGATGACGGCAGCCCGTTCCTTGAGATCGCGCCTCTGGCTGCGAATGGCATGTACAACGATGATTCGCCAGGTGCCGGGGTTATCGCAGGTATTGGCCTGGTCCATGGTCGCCATGTTCTGGTGATTTCCAATGACGCCACCGTCAAGGGCGGTACCTACTATCCCATGACCGTGAAGAAGCACCTCCGGGCCCAGGAAATCGCCTTGGAGAACAAGCTTCCCTGCATCTACCTCGTGGACTCCGGCGGAGCTTTCCTACCGAAGCAGGACGAGGTTTTCCCGGATAAAGAGCACTTCGGCCGGATCTTCTTCAATCAGGCCAAAATGTCCGCAGCCAAGATCCCGCAGATCGCCTCTGTCATGGGATCGTGCACGGCCGGCGGCGCCTATGTACCTGCAATGAGCGATGAGACGGTCATCGTCCGGAACCAGGGCACGATCTTTCTGGGTGGCCCGCCCTTGGTCAAAGCAGCCATTGGTGAGATTGTCAGCGCCGAGGACCTGGGCGGCGGCGACGTTCACTCGCGGATTTCCGGCGTAACGGACCACCTGGCCGAGAACGATCAGCACGCGCTGGAAATTGTCCGGGACATCGTAGCGACGTTGCCGAAGCCGGCGCAGCCGGCCTGGGACGTGTCCGACGTCGTCCTGCCGCCCGTCGTCGATCCTTCAGAGATCTACGGCGTGGTTCCCACGGACGTCAACGCCCAGTACGACGTCCGCGAAGTCATTGCCAGGCTGGTTGATGGATCCGAATTCCACGAGTTCAAGAAGAACTACGGCACCACCCTGGTGACCGGCTTCGCGCACCTGCACGGCCATCCAGTGGGCATCGTGGCCAACAACGGCGTCCTCTTCAGCGAATCGTCGCTCAAAGGCGCCCACTTCATCGAGCTCTGCGATCAACGCGGCATTCCCCTGATCTTCCTGCAGAACCTCTCCGGCTTCATGGTGGGCAAAGACGTCGAACAAGGCGGCATCGCCAAGAACGGCGCAAAAATGGTCACCGCCGTAGCTACGGCACGCGTGCCGAAACTGACTGTAGTGATCGGTGGTTCCTTCGGGGCCGGCAACTACTCCATGTGCGGGCGGGCGTACTCGCCGCGGTTTATGTGGATGTGGCCGGCCGCCCGTATTTCTGTGATGGGCGGAAACCAGGCCTCCAGCGTCCTCGCCACGGTCAAAAGGGACCAGTACGAGGCGGCCGGCCAGGAATGGTCCACCGAGGACGAGGAAGCCTTCAAAGCCCCCATCAAACAGCAATACGAAGACCAGGGAAGCCCCTACTACTCCACCGCACGTCTCTGGGACGACGGCATCATCGATCCCGCTGACACCCGCCGTGTCCTGGGGATGGCCCTGGACGTCGTCTCCCGCCAACAACTGCCGGAGACCTCCTTCGGTCTCTTCAGAATGTGAGCCCACAATGACTCATCCCTCACTCACCTCTTCCGCTCACAATCCCACCGGCATCGGCTCAACTAGACCCCTCTTCGAAACTGTGCTCATTGCCAACCGTGGTGAGATAGCCTGCCGCATCATCCGGACCCTGCGGTCCTTGGGCATCCAGTCAGTAGCTGTGTATAGCGATGCTGACTCCCATGCCCGGCATGTGCAAGAGGCAGATCGAGCGGTGCGGATCGGCCCCGCCTCTGTCACTGAGAGCTACCTGAACATTGGCGCCGTAATCCGAGCCTGCCGGGAATCCGGCGTCGACGCTGTGCACCCTGGGTATGGATTCCTCAGCGAAAACGTCGACTTCGCCCGTGAACTTCAAGCGGCCGGCATCGCCTTCATTGGTCCCGGAGTCGAATCGCTAAACGTCATGGGCGACAAAATCCGTTCCAAGAATCATGTTGCCGGTTACGGCGTTCCAGTCGTCCCAGGCATCGCGCAGCCCGGTATGACAGACGGACAACTCATCGACGAAGCAGCTGCTGTCGGATTTCCGCTGCTGATCAAGCCCTCCGCGGGTGGTGGCGGCAAAGGCATGCACGTTGTCGAAGATCCAGCGGACCTGCCGGCTACCCTGGCTACTGCCCGCCGCGTCGCAGCCAGTGCTTTCGGTGATGACACTCTCTTCCTTGAGCGTCTGGTCCGCACTCCCAGGCACATCGAGGTCCAAATCCTGGCCGACAATCACGGCAACGTGATCCATCTAGGCGAACGCGAATGTTCGCTGCAGCGCCGCCATCAGAAAGTCATCGAAGAAGCCCCCTCGCCGCTGCTTGGAGGACTTCACGATGGGGAAGCCGTCCGCGCTCGGATCGGGGAAGCGGCCTGCCAAGCGGCGCGCAGCGTCGACTACAGCGGTGCAGGTACTGTCGAATTTATCGTCTCCAATGATGCTCCGGACGAGTTCTTCTTCATGGAGATGAACACCCGGCTGCAGGTGGAACACCCCGTCACGGAAATGGTCACCGGAGTGGACCTCGTCGAATGGCAGGTAAGGATCGCCGCCGGTGAAGAACTTACTTTGTCGCAATCCGATGTCGAACTCAAGGGTCACGCCGTCGAGGCCCGGATCTACGCGGAAAACCCCGAGCAGAACTTCTTACCGTCAACCGGCACGGTTCAGCTCTTACACGAACCGGCAACTTGGACGGCAGCCGGGGCAGAGGCGAAAGGTGAAGTTCGGATCGATTCAGCCCTGCTGCCCGGCCTTGAAATATCACCCCATTACGACCCGATGATCTCCAAAGTAATCGCCTGGGGCGAGGACCGTGAGTCGGCGCTCGATACCCTCGATGACGCACTCTCGGGCTACAGGCTACTTGGCGTCGAGACCAATGTGGAGTATCTGCGCCTGCTGATCAACGACGCCGAGGTCCGTGCAGGAGAGCTCGATACGGAACTTATTGAACGCAAGATGCCGGGGTTCTCCTTCAGGGCAGCTGCCGACAGAGAATTTGTGGCGACAGCCCTGTACCTGCTCGCGATGGACGCCGGCCGACCGGCGTTGGAAGCCGACGTTTGGACCCAGCCCACAGGCTGGCGCTTGGGAGAACACGCACCACGGCGCATCAGTCTAAGTGCTTCCAGTGGTGAGGTGAGGACCGTGTCAGTCACCCACGGGGACTGCACCGGCAGCGAGTTCGAGGTAAGCGTGGACAACGGTCCGCCGCACACCGCTGCTCTCTCCC
This window of the Arthrobacter sp. StoSoilB5 genome carries:
- a CDS encoding 2-oxo acid dehydrogenase subunit E2 translates to MSTTTAPGERRIKISGIRKIISDRMVLSHTQIPGVHVVEECDVTEVDLSRIVAITCSSIGQLSATYPYFNAHVVDSEIVCFDECNVAIAVDTPRGLMVPVIRNVGNRKVDDIQEEIRRLAALARDGKLTPADMTGATVTLTSPGKRGGVLATPLISHPQTAIIGVHRAVQRPVVRDGAVVVRTLSNVTVTFDHRVIDGATAGDYTLELCRLIESSGIR
- a CDS encoding thiamine pyrophosphate-dependent dehydrogenase E1 component subunit alpha, which encodes MSFDHGTPEGRMNLWRAMVRGRAFDQAMCRHNNHWHEARGEEAVFIGGFAQLEADDIVAPHFRGACAVSLMRGSDPAELAAGVFGTDGSNSGGNWRGDICPTPSERFIGMFSGSLGTTVAYATGAALHLQQRHLKNVAVCAFGDGTANAGIVAESMNLASMLKLPLVFICQNNQYATSLPATTAIAGGTVSDRAKALGLEVVDVDGNDLEAVISARATAVARAREGGGPTLIHALTYRMGGHYMNDPETYRTRDEVAAWEKLDPITRFEQKLIVAGELGADEAASETLSLMAEMNDIVAAAKDAPPTENLVLNPSAYAEDWRIAS
- a CDS encoding transketolase C-terminal domain-containing protein; amino-acid sequence: MTISEAIVAAIGDAMDTDDSVYLLGQDIGIFEGPMQSTKGLWERFGPAGRLIDAPISEASMVGSAVGAAMAGSRPIIDLMFAEFLALTMTPLALEGASVAYRTRSGVTVPLVVRAKFGIGPHRGHAESCIGMLMGFPGLKIVIPTSPQDAYSLMRAAIQDDNPVVFLEHMSLLHGARAEVDTQLSIEIGTASIRRPGNDVTVVASGLMVSRALRAAKALAAEGIDVELIDTRSMAPLDISTILKSVQRTGRLVIAEESWPVAGPASEICAQLIRAVDGLPSFTVDFVEPPHTPVPFAAQLEAAFVPSIENIAAAVSKAHGRNAIARSTAVPAEGGAA
- a CDS encoding cytochrome b/b6 domain-containing protein, whose amino-acid sequence is MSTKSKAPPTARRRWVHITGRVALALGILLVFVLLGLWLREMSPIQDFIAAYPGESHQPEGAQPGIPAWVGWQHFLNSLLIVLIIRSGWLVRTRSKPPAYWTPKRLIWSKKSQKGLTKISLDLWFHLSLDALWVLNGAVFFVLIFATGHWMRLVPTGWDVVPNAASAALQYISLNWPVENGWNNYNSLQLLAYFTTVFVASPLSIVTGLRMSPAWTKAPAILSRILPMEICRKVHLWVMFYLVSFIAVHVTLVLATGTLRNLNHMYAAQDGESWVGFWIFSASLAAMVAAWGLARPLFLRPVAAMTGSVTR
- a CDS encoding FCD domain-containing protein, with translation MTIHDGEVHSLASVFANDPVSAALARLIRELRPGDRLPSERDLALELGVSRTALRDRLGVLEGLGILRRRTGSGTFVETLNPDALALALNLAIASSHLPVSALESVRIALERQAGREAATSSDPVLVAYMQRAINTMASTDVRADVMDADLAFHQSLLRAAGNPALSFFAEALSDVFAQDLAYRSARLNSTRLTDSVQTLLVEHHQRIHDAIVAGDPSAAMQAIDDHFDALRIS